AGAAGTGCAAAATGCGGTACAAAAAATTAGAGCGACACTAATGGACGGAAAGACTCCTATGCAGGCACTGGAAAGCCTGCTGCATGACCACCGATTCATTTACGACACTCGACAGGAACCCAAAATAGATGTCGTAACAAAAATTTTCTTTGTTCATCCTTATTCAATCACTATGTGGCGTGCATTCCTGCACGTGATGTTTATCGACGCGACCTACAAAACAAACCTCTACAACATGCCATTTGTCCAGGTTGTGGGTGTGACGTCGACTGGGAAGTCTTTTTGTATCGGACATGTCGTTATTTGTAAAGAACGAAGGGGTAACTACGTGTGGGTGCTTGAGCGGATCAAGTCAATCTTGCATGAATGTATGATGCCGCGTGTGATAGTCACGGATAGGGAGCTTGCCCTAATAAACGCTTGTTCTAAAGTATTCCCAAATGCAACCAGGCTTCTATGCCAGTTTCACATCGAACAAAATATAGTTAGACAGTGCAAGAAAGGGTTCGATAAAGAAGATTGGGGGAAATTTATGACGTACTAGCGGAGAGTGTGCGAATCTACTTCAGAGCCCATGTACAAGTACAACTTGGAGAAAATGTATAACCGACTCGTGGTTGCCAACCGAGAAATTAAGTGTTCCTTCAACAAACGACTCACCCAacctattatattttacacacgcttttacatttcattattttatttttgcaGGTGTCTATGATTACGTCTACGAAAACTGGCTCAAAGACTATAAAGAAATGTTCGTTTATGCGTGGACCGATAAGTGTCGCAACTTTGGTCAGCGCACCAccaacagagttgagagccagcACGCAAATTTAAAAAGATACATTACGCGCGGGAGTTCATTAGTGCGAATAGCAAGATGCGTCATTGATATAGTTGAAACATAGTACGatgaaatacaaaaaaaattcacGGATAGCCTCGAAAAAACGATGAACCACCACAGACACCCGTTGTTGGACAACCTACGTGGAAAGGTTTCCCATGAAGCACTTGATTTGCTGGAAAAAGAGCTAATGAAGAAGCTGGAGGTGTTGCGGAAACTTAACGCATCATGTGGTTGCCATATGTGGCTTAGCTGTGGATTGCCGTGTGCTTGTAGGCTGGAAAACTACAAACGTAcaggtaaaaaatattaaaaccacAAACCTTTTGTTATTTTGTACGATTTAGCTGTTTCTCACACCGTATTAACTTAACTGTGCAGGGCGTATGATACAACTCGACAACATAGATGTATTCTGGCGTAAGCTTGACTTGCTCCCGTGTAAACTGGTAGACGAGGAAGTCGATATTGTAGCAGAGCTCAATAATGTGCGGCAACATTTAGATGCGCAGTCCCCCGTTCAGCAAAAGAGTATGCTTTCAAAGATAAAACCGGTCTTCACCCCGAAATCGTCAACCAAGAAACCACCGATCGTCCAACAAAATACTCGCGGTCGGCCTACATCAAAGAAAGTACAAGAAAGGCTAGATGAAGATGCGAGGTTAGACGAAGCTGCGAGATACAGCTCCTATGGCGAGGACAGCAACGTATATACCGCTTCCCCCAAACATAGGTACGATTTACCCCGACATAGCTCATACGTACCGTCAGAGGGCTCTCGTGGAACTGGTTCGGTTGTGaagtctgaaaaacctaaaatgcAACCAAACAGTTCAACGAGTTCTAAAAAGAAGGAGACGCGGGATGATCAGGGTTTTCCATTAATGAAGGGGGACGAGCACTTGTTAAGCATTAAGAGGTTTAAGAATCAAATTCCATCAGAGTTTCACTCTTACATATCGCGTATACAAGATGTGACCCAAGACGGTCATTATGGGTACAGGTCTGTAGCTGTCGGTTTAGGTTTTATGGAACACGCATGGCCCCGTATTCGAAGTGATTTACTACTGGAGATTGACCATAACAAGCAGCGTTGGAAGCATGTATTTGAAACATATAACAAAGGAGACTTTAAACGAATACGTAACAACATCGAATGGAATTCAGTGAAAGGGTGCGATCAAAGTCACTGGATGGAAATGCCCCACTTAGGGCTTCTCATAGCGCAAAGGTATAATATTGTCCTCCACGTGCTAAGCATCGAATGGAGCTCTACCATCTTCCCATTAACGGATGCTCCACTAGATCCACGACCTCAAGCGATAACGCTCGTACATGTTGACGGGGGACACTTCATACATGCTAAGTTAGAAGGAGACTACCCCATGCCTTTAGTGACCCCGTTGTGGTCGACACATCTATCAATAGCTGCGAAACGGTGGGAAGAAATGTATAGACCGCGGTTACAGCACTACTACGAGTTAATCAATCCTAAATCAGACTCAGACAAAGACAAAGACAAAGAACCGAGTTTAAATGTTATTGAAAATTAAGCGgaaacttgtatttttgtaaattgtagaaattttttaatttataaagtttgtatcattttttatttttataattcatattttttgtattatttttagcttttttaaattatatttgtattatttatcaAGTAATATTGTTTTCTATAAATTTAAACAaaggaaaacacaaaaaaaaatgtagctttatatacgctgcgtagggatccCGACGCAGCGTATGAGATTAAAATGACAAAACAGCCCCTTTTTTTGGCTACGTATTGCCACAAAACAAGGGCAAAATGGTAAAATAGTTACACTACCAGGCAGCGTATTGATCCATACGTAGTGTATGTAAAAGTCGGACAGTTTCCCCCCAAATCAAATTTTCAAAACCTATATAtgttaaattaccattttacccttgtGTTTGGGGCAATACGAGGCTGATTATAAGGGTAAAAAGGTCATCTAccacctttatatacgctgcttaTGGATCACTACGTAGcgtataacaataataataataataaaaataacaataataacaataataataacaacaacaataataataataataataataataataataataaaaataacaacaataataacaacaacaataataataataataataataataataataataacaataataataataataataataacaataataataactataataataataataataataataataataataataataataataataataataatacgcATCGTAGAGAACCATACGCAGCTTATATCAGGTTTGTAAATGACCTTTTTACCCTAAAAATCAGCTCCATATTGCTCCAAACacaagggtaaaatggtaaaattattatttttatacgCTTCGTAGGGTTCTCTACGCTGCGTAGAGGTTCTGATTTAAATCAGAGAAACCCCTACGCAGCTCTGTTCTTCCCCAAATctcaaaaacacacacacaagagaGCATACGAAGGCGACTGGCAAAATCGACGGTATACGACACGACACGAATTCGAAGTATAAAACAGGTATTTACTCAACCTATTTaagtaattttgattttttttattttatccgTAAATTAGATGTTTTTTAGGTAAATTAGGGTTTGGTTAGTGATTGAACTTTCGTAAATTTGGGTTTGGTTAAGCATTGATTAGTGTAATGTGTAATGCTATTTGAAACCTGTATAATGTGTAATGCAGTTTGATTCCTGTGTAATGTGTAATGCTATTTGTGTCAACTGTAATGGTTCCATGATTATATTAGACTACATATTAGAATTACTGAAGGTCCCAACAGAAAATAGTGATTTGATAGTAGCAATGGCCGTGCAATGGTCATTGCAGTTGACAGAATCATGGTTTTAAAAAATGTCCGAGGTGTACGCCTCGAGGCGGTTCGGTACAAAAACGTTCCTGAGGTGGCGCCTCACCTGTTCTAATTAAACGTACGCCTCAGTGTGGTGAGGCGTCCGTTTCGTTCCGTTCTGTTCCATTTTATCTGAGGCGGCGCCTCACCTATTCTAATTAAACGTACGCCTCAGTTTTAATCTTTATTGCTGAATCGTTACTTTGTTTAATAATTTATTGCTACTTTTTATCATTATGATGATTAGTGATTAGCGATAATTTATTGCTAATTAGTGAATATTGGTGATAATTAGTGAATATTAGCGATAATTAGTGAATATTGGTGATGTTTTAGA
Above is a window of Helianthus annuus cultivar XRQ/B chromosome 14, HanXRQr2.0-SUNRISE, whole genome shotgun sequence DNA encoding:
- the LOC110906464 gene encoding uncharacterized protein LOC110906464 yields the protein MNHHRHPLLDNLRGKVSHEALDLLEKELMKKLEVLRKLNASCGCHMWLSCGLPCACRLENYKRTGRMIQLDNIDVFWRKLDLLPCKLVDEEVDIVAELNNVRQHLDAQSPVQQKSMLSKIKPVFTPKSSTKKPPIVQQNTRGRPTSKKVQERLDEDARLDEAARYSSYGEDSNVYTASPKHRYDLPRHSSYVPSEGSRGTGSVVKSEKPKMQPNSSTSSKKKETRDDQGFPLMKGDEHLLSIKRFKNQIPSEFHSYISRIQDVTQDGHYGYRSVAVGLGFMEHAWPRIRSDLLLEIDHNKQRWKHVFETYNKGDFKRIRNNIEWNSVKGCDQSHWMEMPHLGLLIAQRYNIVLHVLSIEWSSTIFPLTDAPLDPRPQAITLVHVDGGHFIHAKLEGDYPMPLVTPLWSTHLSIAAKRWEEMYRPRLQHYYELINPKSDSDKDKDKEPSLNVIEN